From the genome of Cryptococcus neoformans var. neoformans B-3501A chromosome 1, whole genome shotgun sequence, one region includes:
- a CDS encoding hypothetical protein (HMMPfam hit to zf-C2H2, Zinc finger, C2H2 type, score: 63.0, E(): 7.9e-16), protein MVSVEQYRSQRTSYYPPPHSPTYVSPTSTASPVSGAPIFTFPFQQPDISSPVGKMARRPSRADPMVRTEDDMYEEDDGYGELGQRHPLRRGKEDMREEIEARPGHEVNLTRIRERGEGMSLPGIKTLLGVKEHPSGSSSLYHSPSLPSLETNSPTTSPSSARTSRFSSFTSSTVPELSAPGWWAPEFERSPFHAVPSRSDSFSSAQLHIVDEHDQKRRRSDVPPLRDVEESARLRWQAQSRNASFPSSSPHSSGRTTPTSWSSMRNRLHPPISSSPSVATVMGRGSISSTSGAMSPPITRRASPSSRNPSLVGGQLSRHFADLSATDSQRGSISGAAGPPERRISVQAPSSTTPIDLDRAPILPPLISPENERPSMPSASFSLPSIRRSSSTSSDCLRRHSNTQPTTPDTTGQPEVRRSSLTEIIMARSGDHIAMKEGRYAFSTEERHGSLGMEKRAETALGLAPIPLQSKTSVQSLAGTSSDTPAWNPQGRRESTESISSATAHLAINSEAERERTASLRGRKRSADMRDDSEPRADPSLVGVGVSVNVGAGDPGLRGMEVLAESARRIAAAEEEQKAKNVEEEEVEEAQEKDEVPEKTGGPKYTCTYCVKTFSRPSSLKIHTYSHTGERPYICNEAGCGRRFSVQSNLKRHAKVHQVGPLGVSAPEPSVPPTKASKQPTHPSKPNEHSSPHPPPLHHHQSHHRMAQPLPPPVMSGPMPPPGGYPFFPPSYPPLSMNAMPGPPPPGSTPGMAPPPGYYIDGRYAVAPPPPTNGMPHGGYVQYDMPVPTHDGKDESGRDNGKGKEKSRKSNSKEE, encoded by the exons CAGGTGCTCCCATTTTTACTTTCCCATTCCAACAACCAGACATCTCGTCCCCAGTAGGCAAGATGGCTCGACGTCCATCCCGCGCTGATCCTATGGTAAGAACGGAGGATGACATgtatgaagaggatgatggctACGGGGAGCTTGGACAGAGACATCCTTTGAGacgagggaaggaagatatGAGGGAGGAAATAGAGGCGAGACCTGGACACGAAGTGAATCTGACTCGGATTCGAGAACGCGGAGAAGGTATGAGCCTGCCTGGAATCAAGACCTTGCTTGGCGTAAAGG AACATCCGTCCGGATCATCGTCTCTCTATCATTCACCATCGCTCCCGTCATTGGAAACAAATTCTCCTAcaacttctccttcttccgcaCGCACTTCTaggttttcttcttttacATCGTCCACTGTACCCGAGCTGTCAGCTCCCGGGTGGTGGGCACCTGAATTCGAGAGAAGCCCCTTCCACGCCGTCCCCTCCCGCTCCGACTCCTTTTCCAGCGCACAACTTCACATCGTTGACGAACACGATCAAAAACGTCGTCGTTCGGAcgttcctcctcttcgtgATGTTGAGGAGTCTGCCAGATTAAGATGGCAGGCTCAAAGCAGAAAcgcatccttcccttcctcatcaccacaTTCCTCTGGTCGTACTACACCCACCAGCTGGTCATCAATGAGAAACCGCCTGCATCCTCCAATTTCTTCGTCCCCTAGTGTGGCGACCGTCATGGGTCGGGGATCAATATCAAGTACATCTGGCGCAATGTCACCGCCCATCACTCGTCGAGCTAGTCCAAGTTCGAGAAATCCAAGTTTGGTGGGTGGACAACTATCAAGACATTTTGCAGACCTTTCAGCTACAGACAGCCAGCGGGGTTCAATATCTGGTGCAGCTGGCCCGCCAGAAAGACGAATATCTGTCCAAGCACCTTCAAGTACCACCCCCATCGACCTAGATCGTGCACCTATCTTGCCCCCATTAATATCTCCTGAAAATGAAAGGCCCTCTATGCCATCTGcgtctttttctctcccaTCTATACGGCGGTCTTCGTCTACATCTTCGGACTGCCTACGGCGGCATTCCAACACTCAACCTACAACGCCTGATACGACAGGGCAGCCTGAAGTTCGTCGCTCATCACTGACGGAGATCATCATGGCGAGGAGTGGGGATCATATTGCGATGAAAGAAGGGCGGTATGCTTTCTCAACTGAAGAGCGGCATGGGAGCTTGGGAATGGAGAAACGTGCGGAAACTGCACTTGGTCTTGCGCCTATCCCGCTTCAATCCAAAACTTCAGTTCAGTCACTTGCTGGAACGAGCAGCGATACGCCCGCCTGGAACCCTcaaggaagacgagagtcTACCGAATCAATATCGTCCGCCACAGCTCATCTCGCTATCAACTCTGAAGCTGAACGCGAGCGTACTGCATCTCTTCGGGGTCGAAAGCGATCGGCAGACATGCGCGATGATAGTGAGCCCAGGGCAGATCCGTCTCTTGTTGGAGTCGGTGTCAGTGTCAATGTTGGTGCTGGGGATCCAGGTTTACGAGGGATGGAAGTATTGGCAGAATCTGCAAGGAGAATTGCTgctgcagaagaggaacaaaaggcgaagaatgtggaggaagaagaggttgaagaggctcaggagaaggatgaggtgCCAGAGAAGACTGGAGGGCCCAAGTATACTTGTACTTATTGTGTCAAGACGTTCTCAAGGCCTAGCTCCCTGAAGATACATACCTACAGCC ACACTGGTGAAAGGCCGTATATCTGTAACGAAGCTGGGTGCGGGCGCCGTTTCTCTGTGCAATCCAACCTCAAGCGTCACGCCAAGGTGCATCAAGTTGGACCATTAGGTGTTAGCGCTCCTGAACCCTCAGTCCCTCCTACAAAAGCTTCCAAACAACCTACACATCCTTCCAAACCTAATGAACATTCATCTCCACACCCGCCCCCATTACACCATCATCAATCGCATCATCGAATGGCTCAGCCTCTCCCGCCCCCTGTGATGTCCGGCCCTATGCCTCCTCCAGGGGGCtatcctttcttccctccgAGTTATCCGCCCTTATCAATGAATGCCATGCCCGGCCCGCCTCCACCGGGGAGCACTCCCGGAATGGCGCCACCGCCGGGGTATTATATAGATGGAAGGTATGCGGTCGCTCCACCTCCGCCAACTAATGGGATGCCTCATGGAGGATATGTGCAGTATGATATGCCAGTGCCAACGCACGatgggaaggatgaaagtggaagagataatgggaagggaaaggagaagagcagaaagAGTAATTCGAAGGAAGAGTAG
- a CDS encoding hypothetical protein (Match to ESTs gb|CF192489.1|CF192489, gb|CF192488.1|CF192488, gb|CF191439.1|CF191439; Similar to gi|7021480|gb|AAF35366.1| lanosterol 14 alpha-demethylase [Filobasidiella neoformans], FASTA scores: opt: 3704, E(): 0, (100.000% identity (100.000% similar) in 550 aa overlap (1-550:1-550)); HMMPfam hit to p450, Cytochrome P450, score: 185.7, E(): 9.4e-53), whose product MSAIIPQVQQLLGQVAQFFPPWFAALPTSLKVAIAVVGIPALIIGLNVFQQLCLPRRKDLPPVVFHYIPWFGSAAYYGEDPYKFLFECRDKYGDLFTFILMGRRITVALGPKGNNLSLGGKISQVSAEEAYTHLTTPVFGKGVVYDCPNEMLMQQKKFIKSGLTTESLQSYPPMITSECEDFFTKEVGISPQKPSATLDLLKAMSELIILTASRTLQGKEVRESLNGQFAKYYEDLDGGFTPLNFMFPNLPLPSYKRRDEAQKAMSDFYLKIMENRRKGESDHEHDMIENLQSCKYRNGVPLSDRDIAHIMIALLMAGQHTSSATSSWTLLHLADRPDVVEALYQEQKQKLGNPDGTFRDYRYEDLKELPIMDSIIRETLRMHAPIHSIYRKVLSDIPVPPSLSAPSENGQYIIPKGHYIMAAPGVSQMDPRIWQDAKVWNPARWHDEKGFAAAAMVQYTKAEQVDYGFGSVSKGTESPYQPFGAGRHRCVGEQFAYTQLSTIFTYVVRNFTLKLAVPKFPETNYRTMIVQPNNPLVTFTLRNAEVKQEV is encoded by the exons ATGTCGGCAATCATCCCCCAGGTCCAGCAACTGCTGGGACAAGTGGCCCAATTTTTCCCACCGTGGTTCGCTGCCCTCCCCACCTCCTTGAAAGTCGCGATCGCCGTCGTCGGTATCCCCGCTCTCATCATTGGCTTGAACGTTTTTCAGCAACTT TGTCTTCCCCGTAGAAaagatcttcctcctgtTGTCTTTCACTACATTCCCTGGTTTGGCTCAGCCGCTTACTATGGTGAAGATCCCTACAAGTTCTTGTTCGAATGCCGTGACAAATATGGAGACTTATTCACTTTCATCCTTATGGGTCGAAGGATTACCGTCGCGCTTGGTCCTAAGGGTAACAACCTTTCTTTGGGTGGAAAGATTTCTCAAGTCTCTGCCGAGGAAGCCTACACT CACTTGACTACTCCCGTCTTTGGCAAAGGTGTTGTTTACGACTGCCCTAACGAGATGCTCATGCAGCAGAAGAAGTTT ATCAAGTCCGGTCTTACTACCGAGTCCCTTCAATCGTATCCTCCTATGATCACCAGCGAATGCGAAGATTTCTTCACCAAAGAAGTCGGGATTTCTCCCCAGAAGCCTTCTGCTACCCTCGACCTCCTCAAAGCCATGTCCGAGCTCATCATTCTTACTGCGTCTCGTACTCTCCAGGGAAAGGAAGTTCGTGAATCTCTTAATGGTCAGTTCGCCAAGTACTACGAGGATCTCGACGGCGGTTTCACTCCTCTCAACTTTATGTTCCCCAACTTGCCCCTTCCCAGTTACAAAAGGCGAGATGAGGCTCAGAAGGCTATGAGCGACTTTTACTTGAAGATCATGGAGAacaggaggaagggtgaaAGTGAC CATGAGCACGACATGATTGAAAACCTCCAGAGCTGCAAGTACCGAAACGGTGTCCCTCTCTCTGACCGTGACATTGCCCACATCATGATTGCTCTTCTTATGGCTGGCCAGCACACTTCCTCCgctacttcttcttggactcttctccatcttgcTGACCGACCCGACGTTGT AGAGGCTCTTTATCAGGAGCAGAAACAAAAGCTCGGTAACCCTGACGGTACTTTCCGAGACTACAGATACGAGGACCTCAAGGAGTTGCCCATCATGGACTCTATCATCCGAGAAACTCTCCGAATG CACGCTCCCATCCA CTCCATCTATCGAAAAGTCCTTTCCGACATCCCCGTCCCTCCCAGTCTTTCCGCCCCTTCTGAGAACGGCCAGTACATCATCCCCAAGGGCCACTACATTATGGCCGCCCCTGGCGTCTCCCAAATGGACCCTCGTATCTGGCAAGACGCCAAGGTCTGGAACCCTGCCCGATGGCACGATGAAAAGGGATttgccgccgccgccatgGTCCAATACACTAAGGCGGAACAAGTCGACTATGGTTTCGGTTCTGTCAGCAAGGGTACCGAATCTCCTTACCAGCCTTTTGGCGCCGGTAGGCACAGATGTGTCGGTGAACAATTTGCGTACACTCAGCTTTcaaccatcttcacctATGTTGTGAGGAATTTCACTTTGAAGCTTGCTGTTCCCAAGTTCCCCGAAACCAATTACCGT ACCATGATTGTCCAACCCAACAACCCCTTGGTTACTTTCACCCTTCGAAACGCCGAGGTCAAGCAGGAGGTATGA